One Kribbella sp. NBC_00662 genomic region harbors:
- a CDS encoding MarR family winged helix-turn-helix transcriptional regulator: MSKEPWLDDDEQKAWRSYLLMTRTLETHLERHLQRDFGLSKSDFEILVNLSESESGRMRAFELSRSTQWEKSRLSHHLTRMEKRGLIRKEACESRYPEIVITEAGLAAIKECAPAHAARVREFFVDVFGPDRMTVLGEVSDEVVATIGKHCDTDCPLEDRS, translated from the coding sequence GTGAGCAAGGAACCGTGGCTCGACGACGACGAGCAGAAGGCGTGGCGCAGCTATCTGCTGATGACCCGGACGCTGGAGACGCACCTGGAGCGGCACCTCCAGCGGGACTTCGGCCTGTCCAAGTCGGACTTCGAGATCCTGGTCAACCTGTCCGAGTCGGAGTCCGGCCGGATGCGCGCGTTCGAGCTGAGCCGGTCGACCCAGTGGGAGAAGAGCCGGCTGTCCCACCACCTGACCCGGATGGAGAAGCGCGGCCTGATCCGCAAGGAGGCCTGCGAGTCGCGCTACCCGGAGATCGTCATCACCGAGGCGGGGCTGGCTGCGATCAAGGAGTGCGCGCCGGCGCATGCGGCCCGGGTCCGGGAGTTCTTCGTCGATGTGTTCGGCCCCGACCGGATGACGGTCCTGGGCGAGGTGTCGGACGAGGTCGTCGCGACGATCGGCAAGCACTGCGACACCGACTGCCCGCTGGAGGACCGCTCCTGA